A stretch of Aureispira sp. CCB-E DNA encodes these proteins:
- a CDS encoding universal stress protein encodes MKPIKRILYPTDFSAMSVLGYQYCLNLARQLKARVDVLHVYRIDLGVPVTDPIAYKMIEERKENAHLKLGRFAHLQKTGQQKLTEGLDIHAHASVGLPEDEIVAFSKKNDIDLIVMPTHGEHNIIESLFGSVTTEVAATSHCPVLIVPEQVTYRKITDIAYATDLSLENMNQVSMPLALAELLNSNLHYVHVYSDKKAEPGEVDELLTANSADIEVLFHELKGKTVQEGLKLFLKEKSIDLLMAYSPPKNFFERLFRLSTTRHLLEHITCPLMVMR; translated from the coding sequence ATGAAACCAATAAAAAGAATACTTTACCCAACTGATTTTTCAGCAATGTCTGTTCTAGGTTACCAGTATTGCCTAAATCTTGCACGCCAATTAAAGGCTAGGGTAGATGTTCTACATGTGTATCGTATAGACTTAGGGGTTCCTGTAACAGACCCAATTGCTTATAAAATGATTGAAGAACGGAAAGAAAATGCCCATCTAAAATTGGGGCGATTCGCCCACCTTCAAAAAACAGGACAGCAGAAATTAACAGAGGGATTGGACATCCACGCTCATGCATCTGTAGGTTTGCCAGAAGATGAAATCGTCGCTTTTAGCAAAAAAAATGATATTGACTTAATTGTAATGCCAACACATGGTGAACACAATATTATAGAGAGTTTATTTGGAAGTGTGACAACAGAAGTTGCCGCTACCTCACATTGTCCCGTCTTGATTGTACCAGAACAAGTAACGTATCGCAAAATAACGGACATTGCTTACGCCACGGATTTGAGCTTAGAAAATATGAATCAAGTTTCTATGCCCTTGGCTTTAGCAGAATTGTTAAATTCAAATTTGCATTATGTACATGTTTATTCTGATAAAAAAGCAGAACCAGGGGAAGTTGACGAGTTGTTGACCGCAAATTCAGCCGATATCGAAGTGCTTTTTCACGAACTAAAAGGAAAAACAGTTCAGGAAGGGCTGAAGTTGTTTCTAAAAGAAAAGAGCATTGATTTATTGATGGCGTATAGTCCTCCTAAAAACTTTTTTGAGCGTTTATTTAGATTAAGTACAACCAGACATTTGTTAGAGCATATTACCTGTCCATTGATGGTCATGCGTTAA
- a CDS encoding MBL fold metallo-hydrolase — translation MKLTITGYSTALFATWYFIEELGLLFDAGDGVSAHLLQKSRKIKHIFISHPDRDHITGLLQIRQLNAREGGFPWVYYPKDAGSFPAMDNFMSKFDPHTQHNIWHPLNDTQDVPIKKGILVHSIRNEHIEAPKNSIKSLSFDVIEVKQKLKEQFKTLSPKELQTLRLQKGNDFITEEKKQSILSYSGDTPVQDFDRWKHSKILIHEATFLDNSINPPKGQKKNQHSTLEEVIEMVAASKVEQLILGHFSSRYSKQQIQQAVMSFAQKYALNIPIFCVFPGEVVKDILNTNSIV, via the coding sequence ATGAAACTAACAATTACAGGATATTCGACCGCTTTATTTGCAACATGGTATTTTATTGAAGAGTTGGGTTTACTCTTTGATGCAGGAGATGGGGTATCGGCTCATTTACTACAAAAATCTAGAAAAATTAAACATATTTTCATCAGTCATCCTGATAGAGATCATATTACAGGTCTATTGCAAATCCGTCAGTTAAATGCCCGTGAAGGCGGTTTTCCTTGGGTCTACTATCCAAAAGATGCAGGCTCCTTTCCTGCTATGGACAACTTTATGAGTAAATTTGATCCACATACCCAACACAATATTTGGCATCCTCTAAATGATACACAAGACGTTCCCATAAAAAAAGGAATTTTGGTGCATAGTATAAGAAATGAGCACATTGAAGCTCCTAAAAATAGCATTAAAAGTCTAAGCTTTGATGTTATCGAAGTCAAACAAAAACTAAAAGAACAATTCAAAACATTATCTCCTAAAGAATTGCAAACCCTTCGACTGCAAAAGGGCAATGATTTTATTACAGAAGAAAAAAAACAGTCTATTTTAAGTTATTCAGGTGATACTCCTGTCCAAGATTTCGATCGCTGGAAGCATTCTAAAATTCTCATTCACGAAGCAACATTTTTGGATAATTCTATCAATCCCCCCAAAGGGCAGAAAAAGAACCAACATAGCACCTTAGAAGAAGTCATAGAAATGGTGGCAGCATCTAAAGTAGAACAATTAATTTTAGGGCATTTTTCTTCTCGTTATTCCAAGCAACAAATCCAACAAGCGGTAATGTCCTTCGCTCAAAAATATGCTTTAAACATACCTATATTCTGTGTTTTTCCTGGCGAAGTTGTGAAAGATATTTTAAATACCAATTCTATTGTCTGA
- a CDS encoding universal stress protein, whose protein sequence is MKNILSATDFSSTANKAVDYASMIAKGQKTPVELKLLNVYHIKEELKPILSEEYIEKLSRHELFDLAIYKQSKNLPAHVSLKGVLRKGPVVETILQEARESKSECIVIGRNGHSGVKNWLLGNNTLQLIEKSEIPVMVIPRIAIVQPPKKIAIAIDDRFVPSNKTLAPIYELVDRFNTELVLFHVEQEAAHSNTHKETAIQIARKGYQINLYKMDSENPTDALLTMAEEHQIDLLCLIKHDYTTWQQLFHKSTSSNVATKSKLPFIILKDQL, encoded by the coding sequence ATGAAAAATATATTGTCAGCTACCGACTTCTCTTCTACTGCCAACAAAGCGGTTGATTACGCTAGTATGATTGCAAAGGGTCAAAAAACACCTGTGGAACTAAAATTACTAAACGTTTATCACATTAAGGAAGAATTGAAGCCTATTTTATCAGAAGAATACATCGAAAAATTATCTCGGCACGAATTATTTGATTTGGCAATTTACAAACAATCTAAAAATCTGCCAGCACATGTGAGTTTAAAAGGAGTATTAAGAAAAGGACCTGTTGTAGAAACTATTTTGCAGGAGGCTAGAGAAAGCAAGTCTGAATGTATCGTTATTGGTAGAAATGGTCATTCAGGAGTCAAAAATTGGCTGTTGGGGAATAACACGTTGCAACTAATTGAAAAAAGTGAGATTCCTGTTATGGTGATTCCTCGAATAGCCATTGTTCAGCCTCCTAAAAAAATTGCTATTGCCATTGACGATCGGTTTGTTCCATCCAACAAAACCTTGGCTCCTATTTATGAATTAGTCGATCGGTTTAATACAGAATTAGTTCTTTTTCATGTAGAACAAGAAGCCGCTCATTCTAATACACATAAAGAGACAGCCATTCAAATTGCTAGAAAAGGGTATCAAATTAATTTGTATAAAATGGATTCTGAAAACCCCACCGATGCGCTCTTAACAATGGCAGAAGAACATCAAATAGATTTGTTGTGTTTGATCAAACACGACTACACAACGTGGCAACAGTTATTCCACAAAAGTACTTCTTCTAATGTAGCTACTAAGAGTAAATTGCCTTTTATTATCTTAAAAGATCAGTTGTAG
- a CDS encoding SDR family oxidoreductase has translation MNLNLVHKNALVCGSTQGIGKATALELAQMGANITLVARNEERLKKTLADLDTSKGQTHQYLCVDFSKPEVLADTLTAYLADGKIMHILINNTGGPAGGPIEKAAIQEFRAAFEMHLICNHILVSAVKDGMKKAGYGRVINVISTSVKQPLNGLGVSNTIRGAVANWAKTMANELGIHGITVNNVLPGATNTVRLQSIIENKAQKQNSTVDVVANVMKATIPAGRFAEASEVANAIAFLASPAAAYINGINVPVDGGRTKCL, from the coding sequence ATGAACTTAAATTTAGTCCATAAAAACGCTTTAGTTTGTGGCAGCACACAAGGTATTGGAAAGGCAACAGCTTTAGAATTAGCACAAATGGGTGCTAATATCACTTTGGTAGCCCGTAATGAAGAACGTCTAAAGAAAACACTAGCAGATTTAGACACTTCTAAAGGGCAAACACATCAATATTTATGTGTAGACTTTTCAAAACCTGAGGTATTAGCAGACACCTTGACTGCTTACTTGGCAGACGGAAAAATCATGCACATTCTAATCAACAATACAGGAGGTCCTGCGGGTGGACCTATTGAGAAAGCAGCAATACAGGAATTTAGAGCAGCTTTTGAAATGCATTTGATTTGCAATCATATCTTAGTATCTGCGGTAAAAGATGGGATGAAAAAGGCAGGCTACGGTCGAGTCATCAATGTCATTTCTACCTCTGTCAAACAACCTTTGAATGGACTAGGAGTCTCCAATACTATTCGTGGCGCTGTGGCGAATTGGGCTAAAACAATGGCCAACGAACTCGGTATTCATGGGATTACCGTCAACAATGTTCTTCCTGGTGCAACCAATACTGTTCGCCTTCAATCCATTATCGAAAATAAGGCGCAAAAACAAAATAGTACGGTTGATGTGGTTGCCAATGTGATGAAAGCAACCATTCCTGCGGGGCGTTTCGCAGAGGCTTCCGAAGTTGCAAATGCTATTGCGTTTCTAGCTTCTCCTGCGGCTGCTTACATCAACGGAATTAATGTTCCTGTAGATGGTGGTAGAACAAAATGCTTGTAA
- a CDS encoding ATP-dependent RecD-like DNA helicase produces the protein MEKIEGSLEHIIYRNEENGYTVGKILETGHANVTTVVGSMMGVQVGETLLCEGYWKNDKKFGKQFVVEAFDVKIPSTTRGIELYLASGSVAGIGAVFAKKIVDHFGEITLEVFDIAPHRLLEIEGIGKKKLERIQSAWAKQKDVRQVMIFLQNYGVSPAYAQRIFKVYGQKSIEKVKENPYRLSTEIDGIGFKKSDAIAQKMGVDVNDAARIASGIEFTLEQVARMGHSCYPLEGLVKEAAMLLGVAFDLVEDALNRLAAKGRVILKLLTHKGGSPKTFVWSKVNYDYEKEIAAEIQRLKVFEDVFEATDLELAIEKSSKKNGITLAVQQEAAVIKSIEDKLHIITGGPGTGKSTITKVVLDICLETTESIVLAAPTGRAAKRLSEITKREASTIHSLLTFDFVTRYFRKNKYDQLDCEVLIVDEASMIDAFLMSALLKAVPDNCKVILVGDVDQLPSVGAGNVLNDLIQSERVPVTRLTEIFRQAINSQIVINAHKINQGIFPNITTEKDSDFFFITERQPERLIQHILGLIDKRLPKAYGLHKLKDIQLLCPMNKGKIGSVEFNRILQLNLNPKKKNEDMGVGHKKLVEGDKVIQTRNNYDKGVYNGDIGYLKKVIDVDKIVVVEFDGKEVEYEFSELLELDLAYAVSVHKYQGSESPCIILPIHESYNRLLFRNLLYTGITRGKQLVILVGTKEAVSAAIRNNKAHKRYTGLVAMLQQEEKGLPIIQIVPMLGAEGYADWVTKHFSENEA, from the coding sequence ATGGAAAAGATTGAAGGAAGCTTAGAGCATATTATTTATAGAAACGAAGAAAATGGATATACTGTTGGCAAAATATTGGAAACAGGGCATGCCAACGTGACCACAGTAGTGGGGAGTATGATGGGAGTTCAGGTTGGTGAAACCTTGCTTTGTGAAGGTTATTGGAAGAATGATAAGAAGTTTGGTAAGCAGTTTGTTGTAGAGGCTTTTGATGTTAAAATTCCATCTACTACTAGGGGCATTGAGTTGTATTTAGCTTCGGGATCTGTGGCAGGAATTGGTGCTGTATTTGCCAAGAAAATTGTCGATCATTTTGGAGAAATAACACTAGAAGTTTTTGATATTGCTCCGCATCGTTTGTTAGAAATAGAAGGAATTGGCAAGAAGAAATTAGAACGGATACAATCGGCATGGGCAAAACAGAAAGATGTTCGGCAGGTTATGATCTTTCTTCAAAATTATGGCGTTTCACCTGCTTATGCTCAACGTATTTTTAAGGTTTACGGTCAAAAAAGCATTGAAAAGGTCAAAGAAAATCCGTATCGTTTATCAACGGAAATTGATGGTATTGGTTTTAAGAAATCAGATGCCATTGCTCAAAAAATGGGTGTGGATGTCAATGATGCCGCAAGAATTGCTTCTGGAATAGAATTTACTCTGGAACAGGTTGCTCGAATGGGACACAGTTGCTATCCTTTAGAAGGGTTGGTAAAGGAGGCAGCGATGTTGCTAGGAGTTGCTTTTGACTTGGTAGAAGATGCCTTAAATAGGTTGGCAGCAAAAGGAAGGGTTATTCTCAAATTATTAACACACAAAGGAGGTAGCCCTAAGACTTTTGTTTGGTCAAAGGTCAATTATGACTATGAAAAAGAAATTGCGGCAGAAATACAGCGCTTAAAGGTCTTTGAGGATGTTTTTGAAGCAACCGATTTGGAACTTGCTATAGAAAAATCTAGCAAGAAAAATGGAATTACTTTGGCTGTACAACAAGAAGCCGCCGTCATTAAAAGTATAGAAGACAAGCTGCATATTATTACAGGAGGACCTGGTACTGGAAAAAGTACGATTACAAAAGTAGTCTTAGATATTTGTTTAGAAACCACCGAGTCTATTGTTCTTGCTGCTCCTACTGGACGAGCTGCTAAGCGACTTAGCGAAATTACGAAAAGGGAAGCTTCTACCATTCATAGCTTATTAACCTTTGATTTTGTTACTCGCTATTTTCGTAAGAATAAATACGATCAGTTGGATTGTGAGGTGCTTATTGTAGATGAGGCAAGTATGATTGATGCTTTTTTGATGAGTGCTTTGTTGAAAGCTGTTCCTGATAATTGTAAGGTGATTTTGGTAGGAGATGTTGACCAATTGCCTAGTGTGGGGGCAGGGAATGTGCTAAACGATTTGATTCAAAGCGAACGAGTGCCTGTTACAAGGTTGACAGAAATTTTTAGACAAGCCATTAATTCGCAGATTGTAATCAATGCACATAAAATCAACCAAGGAATTTTTCCTAATATTACGACAGAAAAAGATAGTGATTTCTTTTTTATTACTGAACGTCAACCTGAACGACTCATACAACACATTTTAGGGCTAATTGACAAACGTTTGCCCAAAGCATATGGTTTACACAAGCTAAAAGACATTCAGTTGTTATGTCCGATGAATAAGGGGAAAATAGGAAGTGTAGAATTTAATCGTATTTTACAACTCAACTTAAATCCTAAGAAGAAAAACGAAGACATGGGGGTTGGACATAAAAAGTTGGTGGAAGGGGATAAAGTGATACAGACTAGAAATAATTATGATAAGGGTGTGTATAATGGAGATATTGGTTACCTTAAGAAAGTGATTGATGTTGATAAAATAGTTGTAGTAGAATTTGATGGAAAAGAGGTAGAATACGAATTTTCAGAATTGTTGGAGCTCGACTTGGCTTATGCTGTTTCTGTCCATAAGTATCAAGGAAGTGAAAGTCCTTGTATCATCTTGCCGATTCATGAGTCGTATAATCGGTTGCTTTTTAGAAATTTATTGTACACAGGGATAACAAGGGGCAAACAATTGGTTATTTTGGTGGGAACAAAGGAAGCTGTTAGTGCTGCGATTCGAAATAATAAGGCACACAAACGTTATACAGGCTTAGTGGCAATGCTGCAACAAGAAGAGAAAGGTTTGCCTATTATACAGATTGTACCCATGTTGGGGGCGGAAGGGTATGCCGATTGGGTAACAAAACATTTTAGTGAAAATGAAGCATAA